One genomic segment of Paenibacillus durus includes these proteins:
- a CDS encoding GNAT family N-acetyltransferase encodes MIRLDFEEYTKAEEPLQEVTINTLFAQAVIHGHIPGEVYADDLHNPAVFYIVHPYGMSLLFGETDRESFRDNLVEHLSNTNNTRQKSEWLQVYPRSWDPLIRSMTGPDSVVQEENTRVNFAFDRSRYEQAVKKYGKSDYEIVPTTREVFRKLEGVVTPKRFWRDSEQFAERGIGFTLLDGDEAASTSFAAFLENNQLEIGIETPEKFRGKGYAFHVCSALIDYCLEAGLEPVWSCRQENEGSYYLAQKLGFIPTVCIPYYRLEV; translated from the coding sequence ATGATCAGATTAGACTTTGAGGAATACACCAAGGCGGAGGAACCGCTGCAAGAGGTGACCATCAATACACTGTTTGCCCAGGCCGTTATACACGGACATATTCCCGGGGAGGTATATGCGGATGACTTACATAACCCGGCTGTCTTTTACATCGTCCACCCTTACGGAATGTCGCTGCTGTTTGGAGAAACGGATCGTGAATCTTTTAGGGATAATCTGGTTGAGCATTTATCGAATACTAATAACACTAGACAAAAATCCGAGTGGCTGCAGGTATATCCCCGTTCCTGGGACCCTCTGATCCGTTCAATGACGGGCCCGGACTCTGTGGTGCAGGAGGAGAATACAAGAGTCAATTTCGCCTTTGACCGCAGCCGTTATGAGCAGGCCGTCAAGAAGTACGGGAAGAGCGATTACGAAATTGTGCCGACGACTCGGGAGGTATTTCGGAAGCTTGAGGGCGTCGTTACTCCGAAGCGATTCTGGAGAGATTCGGAGCAATTCGCGGAGCGGGGAATCGGGTTTACGCTGCTCGACGGGGACGAAGCCGCTTCAACCTCATTTGCAGCATTTCTTGAAAATAATCAGCTAGAGATAGGAATCGAAACTCCCGAGAAATTCCGGGGAAAAGGCTATGCCTTCCACGTGTGCTCGGCCTTAATCGACTATTGCCTGGAAGCCGGCCTGGAGCCGGTCTGGTCCTGCCGCCAGGAAAACGAGGGCTCTTATTATCTGGCGCAAAAGCTCGGATTTATACCGACGGTTTGCATTCCCTATTACCGGTTAGAGGTATAG
- a CDS encoding alpha/beta hydrolase family protein has protein sequence MRLFEVLLIVLNLFLLAPLAFGRLRSKRSAALSVAVSLTAISLHLALEGYRFQMWPAYVISAVLTLHTVVRFRRGSSSGQSPVKRSRLRRTGIAAFLLLYSLLAVLPPFALPVPSFDKPTGPYSVGTVQYHWIDHERKETYKNVPGNNRALNIQIWYPADHTEGYPAAPYAADLPVIAEALGRQYGIPKQLFSYFNLAKTYAYQDPPVSKREAAYPVVVFSHGFPGGRYTSTFQTVELASHGYIVVAVEHTLSSFTTVFPRGHYIGLSPNQPKPSDISAWDDIIDKVWVKDIRFVLDRLEDLNRRDDKKLLTGALNLSRIGMLGHSFGGANAAQALLLDQRVKAAINMDGTFFGKGDLSGGLPRPFLLMSSDLPPQPAGATAEPTDSQLAAAGLTREIFEKQLRQIPLRKQEALRNGGKELIIPHATHLSFCDFYLWFPMMVWANGQTEDPYRTHRTINKATLAFFEEHLRQR, from the coding sequence ATGCGATTATTCGAAGTATTGTTGATTGTACTAAACCTGTTCCTTCTGGCCCCGCTGGCATTTGGAAGATTGCGGAGCAAACGCAGCGCAGCTTTATCGGTCGCCGTCTCCCTGACCGCCATTAGTCTGCATCTGGCGCTTGAAGGCTATCGCTTTCAAATGTGGCCGGCATACGTGATCTCGGCCGTTCTAACCCTTCATACCGTCGTCCGCTTCAGACGCGGAAGCTCCTCCGGACAGTCCCCTGTCAAGAGAAGCAGGCTGCGGCGTACGGGGATCGCTGCATTTCTCTTGTTATACAGCTTGCTAGCGGTGCTGCCGCCTTTCGCCCTGCCTGTCCCTTCCTTCGACAAGCCAACCGGCCCCTATAGCGTCGGAACCGTCCAGTACCACTGGATTGATCATGAGCGCAAGGAAACCTATAAGAATGTGCCTGGGAACAATCGGGCCTTGAACATTCAAATTTGGTATCCCGCCGATCACACCGAAGGCTATCCGGCAGCGCCTTATGCGGCGGATCTACCGGTCATTGCCGAAGCGCTGGGCAGGCAATACGGCATACCGAAGCAGTTGTTCAGCTACTTCAATCTGGCCAAGACCTACGCCTATCAGGATCCGCCCGTATCGAAGAGGGAGGCGGCCTATCCGGTTGTCGTGTTCTCCCATGGTTTCCCCGGAGGGCGTTATACCAGCACCTTCCAAACCGTTGAATTGGCCAGTCACGGCTATATCGTCGTTGCCGTAGAACATACCTTAAGCTCGTTTACAACCGTATTTCCGCGAGGGCATTATATCGGCCTATCCCCCAACCAGCCGAAGCCGTCGGACATCTCCGCTTGGGACGATATCATCGACAAAGTCTGGGTGAAGGATATCCGTTTCGTACTGGACCGGCTGGAAGATCTGAACCGCCGGGATGACAAGAAGCTCTTGACGGGCGCTCTCAACTTAAGCCGCATCGGCATGCTAGGCCATTCCTTCGGGGGCGCTAACGCCGCCCAGGCGCTGCTGCTTGACCAGCGGGTCAAAGCGGCGATCAATATGGACGGCACCTTTTTCGGCAAAGGGGATTTGAGCGGCGGATTGCCGCGGCCCTTTCTGTTAATGAGCTCCGATCTGCCACCCCAGCCTGCGGGTGCCACAGCTGAACCGACGGACAGCCAACTGGCAGCCGCCGGTCTGACTCGCGAGATCTTTGAGAAGCAGCTGCGCCAGATCCCTTTGCGTAAACAAGAAGCGTTGCGGAACGGAGGGAAGGAATTGATCATTCCTCACGCCACCCATTTGAGCTTCTGTGACTTCTATCTCTGGTTCCCCATGATGGTCTGGGCCAACGGTCAGACGGAGGACCCCTACCGTACCCACAGGACGATCAACAAGGCGACGCTCGCCTTTTTTGAGGAACACCTTCGCCAGAGATAA
- a CDS encoding SMC family protein, with protein MNPWALEFSGIRDFSDTRLEWGGPEDHVLIGGPNGSGKSTISFCLGAVLASAKVDLEGLRSRNLPPDRVWRATIQLVFANIGASPVDAAAYIGFRLNLEQKPGDPLRKEYFICEGNEPWKWNKETRYTPGDSTNHLHEYRHQLQHKYKVDPDAFYLIWYQQDVNQFAVMRPEERFRIFSEMTGIERMQHNWEKVKEERKDAQSALQTAESNQHSHRLNLGNWQQERDRLISRNERRRLGLASVLTASAALERLYGREQELLKEQTDELEERHADELDRQVKLEEEHQAYLKELEERTRRMEELTRQLEEVEGEAAKERALREQLNDEYRQLEDILRELDKQMRAIPYSRAEVEERLAQDRAKMRETEAKGRETEEAYKEAQTHLDWLANEIGKLEYALEEDFRRLGDAKKMLAQYGGSAALEREAESLESKRSSLRDSGRELELSIRSLEDELEALTKGTGMYSLRQEASIRRLRGKGVTVYALRDLLEMDEHIPLEREDQLEAIKYTLFVDARGFAAPTDVYHVELPAVVPERAADELVSLGLRVKKDLDDQTYAAAQKALWWIGELVSGSDSSRPRLKNGQLVDSMGRRGPQEDKRWILNPRGIKLRVKRAGEELEKLELQLEAARRNLAECEERLNLIRSVLQLVKEAETVVGAVAERDLRARELERKTAEQKKWTDIRNRSADERQRLNLGAAELAVRLEALEGYRQIYDRADQESSKIERFGQLGKELEATGERLQGLERELQDLLTESDQLDRSLDSTKRRIREKHQHIEESKKALEALDREKRELLERLEVIQENRAAERQFYSDWTVRLPMVYAGLLEAAPDFPIVPDWNPAQAKSYKEGALVQLNLALGETVDENALENYEKVKAEFERGEQEVQDARMLLRQLEESLAELEEKLVSTTNYEIKRVGSRFVRYMDQFSFDGEVSWDMQEMKQGNIKYYLNIKARKQGHRGPLEEVGMKGRGGRVGKGVSGGEESLSSLLFALALLKTIQAEPGYIVLDEFDSALDEGRKSKVFTLYEQELSRKMIILSPKSHESDYLRHFNEAFVVYHDARIPKSAVIRIKKKADSKV; from the coding sequence TTGAACCCCTGGGCGCTGGAATTTAGCGGCATCCGCGATTTCTCGGATACGAGGCTGGAATGGGGCGGACCGGAAGACCATGTGCTGATCGGCGGACCGAACGGCTCGGGCAAATCGACGATTTCGTTCTGCCTCGGAGCGGTGCTGGCTTCCGCCAAAGTGGATTTGGAGGGGCTGCGTTCCCGCAATCTGCCGCCGGACCGTGTGTGGCGGGCGACGATTCAGCTTGTTTTTGCCAATATCGGAGCAAGTCCCGTCGACGCAGCCGCGTACATCGGCTTCCGGCTGAATCTGGAGCAGAAACCCGGCGATCCCTTGCGGAAGGAATACTTTATTTGCGAGGGTAATGAGCCGTGGAAATGGAATAAAGAGACCCGCTATACGCCGGGAGACAGCACGAACCATCTTCATGAGTACCGGCATCAGCTCCAGCATAAATATAAAGTGGACCCGGATGCCTTTTACCTGATCTGGTATCAGCAGGATGTGAACCAGTTCGCTGTGATGCGGCCGGAGGAGCGCTTCCGAATTTTCAGCGAGATGACCGGCATAGAGCGGATGCAGCACAACTGGGAAAAGGTGAAGGAGGAACGCAAAGACGCGCAGTCGGCGCTCCAAACGGCGGAAAGCAACCAACATTCGCATAGGCTGAACCTGGGCAACTGGCAGCAGGAGCGGGACCGGCTGATCAGCCGGAACGAACGGCGCAGGCTCGGTCTTGCGAGCGTACTAACCGCTTCGGCCGCCCTTGAGCGGCTGTACGGCAGGGAGCAGGAGCTTCTGAAGGAGCAGACGGATGAGCTTGAAGAGCGCCATGCTGACGAACTGGACCGCCAGGTGAAGCTGGAGGAAGAGCATCAAGCTTACCTTAAGGAGTTGGAAGAAAGAACACGGCGCATGGAAGAACTGACCCGGCAGCTTGAGGAAGTGGAAGGCGAAGCGGCGAAAGAGCGAGCCCTGCGCGAGCAATTGAATGACGAGTACCGTCAGCTTGAAGATATTCTCAGGGAGCTGGACAAACAGATGCGGGCGATTCCCTACTCCAGAGCCGAGGTGGAAGAACGGCTTGCGCAGGACCGGGCAAAGATGCGGGAGACGGAAGCCAAAGGCCGGGAGACGGAGGAGGCATACAAGGAGGCGCAGACGCATCTGGACTGGCTGGCCAATGAAATCGGCAAGCTGGAGTATGCCCTGGAGGAAGACTTCCGGAGGCTCGGCGACGCCAAGAAAATGCTGGCCCAATACGGGGGAAGCGCCGCTCTTGAACGGGAAGCGGAAAGTCTGGAAAGCAAGCGATCTTCCCTGCGTGACAGCGGGCGCGAGCTGGAGCTGAGCATCCGGTCGCTTGAGGACGAGCTGGAGGCGTTGACCAAGGGAACCGGGATGTACAGCTTGAGGCAGGAAGCGTCCATCCGCCGTCTGCGCGGCAAAGGTGTGACTGTCTATGCCCTGCGCGATCTTCTGGAGATGGATGAGCATATTCCGCTGGAACGGGAGGATCAGCTCGAAGCCATCAAATATACGCTGTTCGTAGATGCCAGGGGCTTCGCGGCTCCGACGGATGTCTATCATGTGGAGCTGCCGGCGGTGGTGCCGGAACGGGCGGCGGATGAGCTGGTGTCTCTCGGACTCCGGGTGAAAAAGGATCTCGACGACCAAACCTACGCCGCAGCCCAAAAGGCGTTGTGGTGGATCGGGGAGCTGGTATCCGGTTCCGATTCTTCCAGGCCCCGGTTGAAGAATGGCCAGCTTGTCGATTCCATGGGCCGCAGAGGCCCGCAGGAGGACAAGCGGTGGATTCTTAACCCGCGCGGAATCAAGCTGCGGGTGAAGCGCGCCGGCGAGGAGCTGGAGAAGCTGGAGCTTCAGCTTGAAGCCGCTCGCCGTAATCTTGCGGAATGCGAGGAACGGCTGAATCTTATCCGTTCGGTGCTTCAACTCGTCAAAGAGGCGGAAACGGTCGTGGGCGCTGTCGCCGAGCGGGATTTGCGTGCGCGCGAGCTGGAAAGGAAAACCGCCGAGCAGAAGAAATGGACGGACATCCGAAACCGTTCTGCCGATGAGCGGCAGAGATTGAATCTGGGGGCGGCCGAGCTTGCGGTCCGGCTTGAAGCTCTCGAAGGGTACCGGCAAATCTACGACCGCGCCGATCAGGAAAGCTCGAAGATCGAGCGGTTCGGGCAGCTTGGCAAAGAGCTGGAAGCCACCGGAGAACGGCTGCAAGGACTGGAGAGAGAGCTTCAGGACCTGCTTACGGAAAGCGACCAGCTGGACCGTTCGTTGGATTCGACGAAGCGAAGGATTAGGGAGAAGCACCAGCATATCGAAGAGTCGAAAAAAGCGCTGGAGGCGCTGGACCGGGAGAAACGGGAGCTGCTTGAGCGCCTGGAGGTCATACAGGAGAACCGCGCCGCGGAGCGGCAGTTCTACAGCGATTGGACCGTTCGCCTACCAATGGTATACGCCGGGCTTCTTGAAGCGGCCCCGGATTTTCCCATAGTGCCGGACTGGAATCCGGCGCAGGCAAAGTCGTATAAAGAAGGCGCTCTGGTTCAGCTAAACCTGGCGCTGGGCGAAACCGTCGACGAGAACGCGCTCGAAAATTACGAGAAGGTAAAAGCGGAGTTTGAACGGGGTGAGCAGGAGGTGCAGGACGCCCGCATGCTGCTTCGCCAGCTTGAGGAAAGTCTGGCCGAGCTCGAGGAGAAGCTGGTCAGCACGACCAATTATGAAATCAAACGGGTGGGCAGCCGATTTGTGCGCTATATGGACCAATTCTCGTTCGACGGCGAAGTGAGCTGGGACATGCAGGAGATGAAGCAGGGGAATATCAAATATTACCTGAACATCAAAGCCAGAAAGCAGGGGCACCGCGGCCCGCTGGAGGAAGTCGGCATGAAGGGCCGGGGAGGACGGGTCGGAAAAGGGGTGTCGGGCGGCGAGGAATCGCTCAGCTCGCTTCTGTTCGCTCTCGCGCTGCTGAAGACGATTCAGGCAGAGCCGGGATACATCGTGCTGGACGAGTTCGACAGCGCCCTGGACGAAGGGAGAAAGTCCAAAGTATTCACGCTGTATGAGCAGGAGCTGTCGAGAAAAATGATTATCCTGTCTCCGAAATCCCATGAATCGGATTATTTGCGGCATTTCAACGAAGCGTTTGTTGTGTATCATGATGCGAGAATCCCGAAAAGCGCAGTGATTAGAATTAAGAAAAAAGCTGATAGTAAGGTTTAA
- a CDS encoding DUF6530 family protein, which translates to MKIPTTLKHKPVIVSENYENVDGRYANHSDTKGLSLGLAQWNDRGKVDISAKVWRHTGEKWSRQSEELPLHRVLDLAILVTRSMVHFREAYQYQYLYDPENPVLDRVGLQGDAMTVSVCTDNDRINEDIKLFSQALSDDSELIGERLSTLSRILKEMGY; encoded by the coding sequence ATGAAAATTCCAACAACGCTAAAGCATAAACCGGTTATTGTATCCGAGAATTATGAAAATGTGGATGGCAGATATGCGAATCATTCGGACACGAAGGGATTATCACTTGGATTGGCTCAGTGGAACGACCGGGGGAAGGTCGATATTTCCGCCAAGGTGTGGCGGCATACGGGAGAGAAGTGGTCCAGACAATCGGAGGAGCTGCCGCTTCACCGGGTGCTTGACCTTGCCATTCTGGTGACCAGAAGCATGGTCCATTTCCGGGAGGCTTACCAGTATCAGTATCTGTATGATCCTGAGAATCCGGTGCTTGACCGGGTGGGTCTGCAAGGGGATGCGATGACTGTATCCGTATGCACGGACAACGACAGAATCAACGAAGACATCAAGCTGTTCAGCCAGGCGCTCAGCGATGACAGCGAACTGATTGGCGAGCGTCTAAGCACGCT